The DNA segment CGGACCAGGCGAGGACTGAGCCACAGCCGATCAGCAACAGTCATCCCGCTGTCGCCACCACTTCCTCGTGGTGCTGCCGGCGCCCTGAGGGTCGACCGCCGACCGTCCTTGGTCACTGTCACGCGATGCCTCAGACATCGGCGGGATCGCAGCGGGTTGATGCCGTAGGCGCTCGGCGAAGCGCCAGTCACAGTCGCGCAGGTCAGGTGAACCCAACGGGAGTTGGCAGCCCTCTGTACTGGAACAGAGGGCTGCCGACCGCTCAAGGCCTGATGAGCTCAACCAGCCAAGATGCGAGATCGCACCTGCTCGACCAGTGCCGGCGGAACATCGGCGAGGCCGTGGTCCGCGGCGGCGTGGGCGGCGACCTGGGTGAGGATGCCGTCCTCGTCAGCGGCTGAGAAGGTGCGGCCGCAACCGGGAACGACGTCGCCACAGGCGAAGACCTTCATGGGATACCTCCGTGGTGGGGTGTTTCCAGTGGCCCGTCGCGGCGTCTCCGCGCGGGTGTCTGTGGGCTCAGCGGTTGGCCGAGTGCGACCGTGTACTGGCCAGCCGGGTCAACAACGACTCGACGCGGAGCACCCCAGTGGCCGCGCCGACGTCGTCGACGACGACGATCGGATCGAAGCGGCAGGCCTCCGGCCGGGTGACCACCCGCTGCGCGACCTCAGCGACCGCAGCCGAGGCCGGGACACGCAGGCTCACGGGTGCGGCACGGTGGCCGGCCAGGTCGCCGTCCCGGCGAAGGGCGACGAGCAGGCCGATCGGATGTCCGAACTCGTCGACGCGCACCGCAGTGCCCCGGCTCGTGGGCTGCTGACCGTCGGAGACGAGTTCGGCCGGCTCAACGAGGCTGGCGACGTTCTCCACCAGCTGCGCGGCATGCACACTCTGTCGCAGCCGGGCGCCGACCTCGGGGTCGAGCGTCGCCCACGGCGGGCTGGGGCGGCCGAGTAGGTAGCCCTGCGCCAGCGGGACACCGAGCCTGACGAAGGCATCCATCTCGCCCCAGGTCTCCACGCCCTCGGCCAGCAGCCAGGCGTCGATGCGGCCGCCGAACTCCCCGAGGAGTTGGGCCAGGGCGAGCTTCACGTCGTCGGTGTCGGCGTCGGCGACCAGCGCTCGGTCCAACTTGATGATCTGCGGCTTGACAGCGGTGGGCTGTTGGAGCCCGGAGTAACCCGACCCCGCATCGTCGAGGGCCACCAGGGCCCCCCTGTCGCGCAGCCGGTCCCGCAGGTCCAGCAACGGACGCAGGTCAGCGACGTCCTGGTGCTCGGTGAGTTCCAGGACAAGCGGCGCGAGATCGCCGGCGTTGAGCAGTGGGTCAGCCAGCTCGGGCTCGGTGAGCAGGTGCGGGCTCACGTTGACGGTCAGGAAACAGTTCGGGGGCAGATCGGTGCGCAGCTGCAGGCAGCGCTCGAGCACCATCGCTTCCACCCGTGCGCCCATGCCAGCTGTGTCCGCGGCCGCGAACCAGAGGTCTGGCGTGTGCTGGCTGGGAGTGCCGTCGGCGGCGGTGAAGCGTGCCAGGGCTTCGTAGCCGGCCGTCCGGCCGCGAGCGACGTCGATGATCGGCTGGAACACCAGGTTCAGCGTGTTCGGGCGGCACAGCAACCGGTCCAGCTCACCGGCCCAGTCCACCGCCACGGGGGGCCTCATCATGGTCATGTCCCCGCATCGGCTCGGGCCTGCCGACAGGTGACCTGGCCGGTGGACGACATCACCCAGAAGAAGTGACCGGTAGGCGCGGTAGTCAGCCGCACAGGTGACGGACCGACGGGGCCGACTGGCCAGACCGACACCGATCCATCGTCATGGGCAAGAGCCCCCCAACCCCGAACTCTGTTGCTGAGGAGAGGAGTGGCTGCAATAAGAACCGGCTCAATGTCCCCCCTCGGTCAGTCTGGTGCTGCTCAGGGCCTCCGGGTGCCGTCGCCTGTCCAAGGGTTCAGAGGCCTACCACCGCGGGCGGCGTCGAGACAGCCTTGGTCGCATGACCCGCGTTGAGCTCGGATCCCCGGCTCAGGCTGCACACGCGGCGGGAACAACATCGACGCCCGCAAGACGTCTCTGCCGACAGGGCCGGGCTGGCCGACCCAGGCGGCCCGCGGTGCGGCGGGAGCCCTTCTCCTCGCGGGACGTCGGCGGGTGCACTCCTTGAGATCTCCTTCGCGGCGTGTCCGGTTCGGCTGGACGGCTCCGACACAGGGGTGTCAGCAACACAGGCCTCTAGAGGAGGAAGCATGAACACAACGACCACTGCACCTGTCGTTGCGCCGGTGGGCACCGCCCGGTCCCGCGCAGCCCGCATCGGCAGCTGGGCCGTCCGCATCCTGTTGTCTGCCCAGTTCTTCACCGGTGGCGCGCTGAAGGTGACCGGTGAGGCGTCGATGGTGACGATGTTCGAGGACTTGGGGGGCGGCGCGGGTCTGCGACTGTTCGTCGGGGCCTGCGAGGTGGCCGGTGCGGTCGGCCTGCTGATTCCACGGCTGATGCGGCCGGCGGCAGCGGGCCTGGTCGTGCTTATGGTCGGCGCCGTCGTCACGAACGTCGCGATCCTGGGGACCAACCCGGTCCTCCCCCTGGTGTTCGGCCTCCTGGCGGCCGTCGTGGCTGCGAGCAACTGGACGGGGACTGCACGATGAGCGCCGCGGATGCGGATGCGGCAGCGGCTCGCCGCGAGGCCATCCACAGCCTCGACCGGCTGGTCGGTACATGGGTCCTCGATGGCACAGGATCGAGCGGGAGCATCTCCTACGACTGGTACGAGGGTGACGCGTTCCTGGTGCAGACCATCGACATGGTCAGCTCGGGTGAGACCACCCGTGGGGTGGAGTACATCGGCTGGAACCCTGAGACGGCGACGCTCCGCTCCCACTTCTTTGCCAGCTCGGGCGAGATCTTGGAGTACACCTACGACCTCACCGGCGAAACGCTGACCATCTGGTTCGGCGGGACCGACTCTGCCGCCAAGTACGTCGGCACCTTCGAAGCCGCGGGTGACCGGGTCATCGGAGCTTGGCAGTGGCCCGGGGGCGGGTACGAGTCCAACATGACCCGGATCGAGCGAGAGGCGAAGCAATGAAGTACATGATCATGACCTTCGGCGACCGGACCGCCTGGGACGACCTCGGGCTGGGCAGCAGCGGATCGACCTGGTCGACGGAGGAGGTGGCCGAGCACTTCCGGGCGATGGGTGAGTTCTACGCCGACCTGGCTGCGTCCGGGGAGATGGTCACCGGCTTCGGGCTGGGCGACCCCTCGCAGACCGTCACCGTCGAGCTGCGCGACGGTCGTCCGGTGACCTCGGACGGACCGTACGCCGAGGCGAAGGAGGTGCTCGCCGGATTCGGCATCATCGACGTCGCCTCGCGCGACCGGGCGGTGGAGCTGGCCGCCCGGTTCGCCGCCATCGTCCAGACGCGCGTGGAGATGCGGCCCGTCATGACCGGCGGCGGTGACGACCTCTAGGCGACAAGGGGGCACCGGCATGGAACTCGAGCCCCGCGTCGAGGGTCTGCTGCGCGAGCTCGCGCCGCAGACCCTCGCCGCGTTGACCCGGCGGTACGGCCACTTCGACCTCGCCGAGGATGCGGTGCAGGAGGCCCTGCTGGCAGCTGCAAGCGCCTGGTCGGCCGGTGGGCTCCCTGAGAACCCGGCCGGCTGGCTGAGGACGGTCGCCACCCGTCGGCTGACTGACCTGCTGCGCAGCGAGCAGGCCAGGCGGCGGAGGGAAGTGACCGAGACCCTCCGCGCCCTCCCGCTCGCGTCGTCGAGCCCCGAGGTGAGCCGGCCGTCGGGTGACGAGGACGACTCGCTGGTGCTGTTGCTCCTCTGCTGCCACCCGGCGCTCACGCCACCGGCCCAGGTGGCTCTCGTCCTCAGAGCCGTCGGTGGGCTGACGACGGCGGAGATCGCCCGTGCACTGCTGCTGCCCGAGGCGACGGTGACGCGGCGGATCACCCGCGCCAAGCAGAGCGTCGTCGACGCCGGCGGCCGGTTCGCGCTGCCCGACCCGGCAGAGTGGACCCGGCGGCTCGACGTCGTCCTGCACGTCGTCTACCTCATGTTCACCGAGGGCCACACCGCCAGCGCCGGAGACGTGCTGGTGCGCGGCGAGCTGTGCACCGAAGCGATACGACTCGGCAGGTTGCTGCGGCGCCTGCTGCCCGATGAGCCTGAGGTCGCCGGACTGCTTGCGCAGATGCTGCTGACGGATGCGCGGCGCGCCGCTCGCACGGGACCTGACAACGAGCTCGTGCCGTTGGCCGAGCAGGACCGTGCCCGCTGGGACAAGGCTGCCATCGCCGAAGGCGTCACGCTGGTCACCGGCGCGCTGAGCCGACACCGCCCAGGGCCCTACCAGCTGCAGGCGGCTATCAACGCCGTCCACGCTGAGGCTGCGACCTACGACGACACGGACTGGCCGCAGATCCTGGCCCTGTACGGCGTTCTCGACCGGCTCTCCGCCGATCCGGTCGTGACCTTGAACCGCGCCGTCGCGCTCGCCGAGGTCGAGGGACCCAGAGCCGGCCTGGACCTGCTCGAGCAAGCCGCCGCCGATCCCCGCCTGGCGGGTCACCATCGCGTTCACGCCGTCCGCGCCCACCTGCTGCAGGCCCTGGGACGGACGAGCGAGGCCGTCGAAGAGTTCCGGCTCGCGGCACGTGGCACCCTCAGTACGCCCGAGCGTCATTACCTGCTCCGCCGCGTGGCACTCATCGAGCGCGGAACCGAGATCCCCTGACTGACCCGTACTGAGGACGCTGGTCCTGCAGGGCGTCAGCGAGTCACGACCGGCGCCTGCCTGGACGTCGTTGTGGCGGGTACCCCTTGAGGTAGGGGAGCCGTCGGCGGCGGTGAAGCGTGCCAGGGCCTCGTAACCGGCGGTCTGGCCGCGGACGACGTCGATGATCGGCTGGAACATCAGCTGCAGCGTGTCGGGGGTGGCGAGCAACCGGTCGAGCTCACCGGCCAGTCCACCGCCACGAGCGGGCTCTTCTCGATCATGTCTCCGCATCGACTGGGGTCAGCATGCAGCAGCGCCTGTCGCCGCACGATCTCTCCGAGACGAGGTGACGTGTCGGCGCGGCAGTTGGCCTCACGACACGGGCGCTGATGAGCCAGCTGCGCACCGTCCTCTCAGCGGAGCGAGCGCCATCTGCGGGTCGTGACGAGGGTGATCAGCAGCGGGATCCCACCGAGCAACGCGGTGACGCGAACGGCGTTGATCGCCGCCGGCCAGTCCTCCGCGGAGGAGAACAGGCCCCAGCCGAGGGCGTAGAGGGGCAGCGTGACGACGGCAGTGCCGAGGAGAGCACGTAGCTGCGTGCGGACGTCAGCACCGCGGGTCGCCAGCCCGACAACCGCGGCCGGCAGGAGGGTGAACAGCCAGTCGAGGACCGGGATGGCGGCGTCTCCGGTTGTGCCGAGCGCCGCCAGGAACAGGTCGTTCCACACCAGGGCCCCCGCAGCCGTGACGACGGCGGCCCACCAGATCGCCGGCAAGACACGTCCCGGCAGCGCTCGGGGACGCACCATGAGGGCCGCCAGAGCCAGACAGATCACCGCCGTGGCCAGTGTCAGACCCAGCAGGGACGGGGGGACGTCGGCGATCTGCCACCCGGTCGTGATCCGCTCAGGGGACGCCCACGTCCCGAGAGCACCGACCGTGGCGGTCGCGCAGGTGAGCCCGACGGCCGCGGCAGCCACTGATCTGGGACTGAGCGGACCGATGTCCGTCAGTGCAGACGCGGGCACGTGAGCCACCGGGCGTGGGCTGTCGAACCAGCCCCCAGCGACCATTCCACAGTCTTCCGTCGCGCCGGAGCAGCAGGTGAGCTCGTCGTACTCCGGGGCATGACCCGTCGCCCGGGGGCGCACGGCTCGGGCACGAGACCGTCGGCCTCGGGCCTCAGGTCCGATCGGATTCCGACGATCACAGGGCGGCCTCGGCGGGAGAGCAACGAGGCGGTCCCGCCACCACATAGCCCACCAGGCCGCCGACTGCGAGCAGCGACGCTGTGGCCGTGGCTGCTGCGCTCCCGGGCGGCTGCGACTGCCATGTCAGGGCTTCTTGCCAGGCCTGCCCCGACAGCGGGAACACGATCGCGGCCAGCGTCCAGCCCAGTGGCAGGAACCATGATCGAGCTGGACCGATCGTCGCCGCGCTCAAGGCGGCCAACCCGAGCAGGCCGGCGGCGTCGCGGACCACCAAGCCGACTGGACCGAAGCGGGCACCGGTGAGCAGGGTGGCCAGCAGCGGGAGGACCATGATGATCAGCGCGGCCAACAGGTGCGCGGCCCGTCGGGGTGGCCAGGGCAGCGCGCCGGTGCGGTCCAGATCGTCGTCAGGGCCGCCGAGGGTGACGGTGACCGCCGCAACCAGCAGCAGGATGGTCAGCACGGCGATCCGTGGGGCCACGTCGTGGCTGGTGGAGAACGCCGTCCACAGCGACCAGCTCACCGACAGCGAACCACCGGCCGCGGCCAGGGCCATCGGTACACGTCGTGAGCGCAGGTAGAGCGTCAGCCCCCTCACTCCGAGCTCCGGCTCAGCAGGCCCTGGATGTCTTCGCACGCGAGGGCGGCCTCGCGGACCGCTGCCACCCGGGCCCTGGCCTCCGCTTCCGGGAGTACCTGCAGGCCTCTCCACAGCGTGACGGCCTCGGCGTTTAGCTCGGCCGGTTCGCCGGGTTCCGCGACCGGTTGGCGCCCCATCAGCCAGTACGCGGCTGCCCGCGCCGCCCGGATGTCGTAGCTGTCGGTGCAAGAGGACATGTCCACGCCGGCGGCGTCCAGCATCTGCGGCAATGCGTTGCCCGGGTGCGCGAGGTGACCGTGGACGTCGACCTGGACGGGGAACAGCACCGTGTCGACGCTCGGCGGCGGCGGCTCCTTCTCAGCGCTGAACCAGGTGTCCTCCTGTGCGGTGGTCGGCGCCTCAGGCAGGGTCGCCAACACAGCCAGGGCCCGCCGGGCGATCGGAGTCACCTCGGCAAGCAGACCGCCGTGAGTCCGGCTGATGCACACCCTCGGGGTGCCGTCGGCGCACACCATCTCCTGGGCCACCGGGTCGATCGGAATGGGGACGAAGTCAGCGCCACGCGGGATGACCAGGGCACCCAGGAGCGCGCCGAGCACGGCGGGCAGCAGCGCTGCCGCTTGCGTGCGCCGGCTTCTGGCAGCGAGCAGCACCACACCACTTCCGGCGAGCGCGGTGAGCCAGATGCCTTGGGCGGCGCTCACCCGCCCGGGAACCGTCTGGAAGTCAGTGAACTGACTCATGCCGTCCACCGGCGAGAGCAGCATGGCCAGCCACTCGCTGCTGCCGACGGCGAAGGGCAGGACCAACAACAGTCCGATGCCCGCCACCGCGAGCACGGGAGCGGTCAGCGGGGACGGGATCACGCGTCCGATGCCCAGGCCGAGCCAGGTCGCGGCGACGAGCGCCAGCGCGCCGACGGCCACGACTGCGAAACTCGCCAGCGGCAAGTAGCTTGCCGTGTCCATGATCGACGGCGCAGCGACCGCGGCCATGGTCACGTAGGCGCAGACCACCGCGATGCCCAAAGCACCAAGTCTCGGCACTGCCCGCTCGGCGAGCGGCCGAGCGGTGCTCGCGAACAGCTCCGCCACGTTGGCCCGGTGCTCACGGCGCGACTGCCAGGCCCCGGCGGCCAGCGCCAACGGCCACAGGAGCAGGAGGTACTCCCGCTGCGTCATGGCCAGGTCCAACCAGCCGACCGCCCACCGTTTCGGCGCCGCATGGAGCAGTACGGCGCCGACCAGCAGGAGGATCAGCGCCGCGCCGACGGCGGATCGGCGGAACTCGATACGCAGGACGCGACTCATCGGGACACCTCGCCGCGGTGGCGTCGCAACGCCGCCGAGTAACCCCGCTCGGCCGGGCTGTCACCAGCGTCGCCCGGACCGCCTTGGGCGATCAGGGCATCAGGTACGCCCTGGAAGACCAACCGCCCCTCGTTGACCAGGACGACGTCGGTACAGGCGGCCACCACGTCCTCCACCAGATGGGTGGACACCAGCAGGCAGCTGTCCACGCCGAGCGTGCGCAGCAGGTTGCGGAAGTCGAGGCGCTGTTCGGGGTCCAGCCCGACGGTGGGTTCGTCGAGCAACAGGACCTCCGGGTCGTTCACGATGGCCTGCGCGATCCCGGCGCGGCGGAGCATGCCGCCGGAAAGGGTCTTCATCCGCGCGTCGGCCTTGGCCGTGAGTCCGACCCGGTCGATCGCCCGTTGCACGGCTTCGGGCACCGAGGTCGTGGGCATCTCCTTGAGCCACGCCATGTACTCGACGAACTCGCGCACCGTGAACCGCGGATAGAACCCGAACTGCTGGGGGAGGTAGCCCAAGCGCCGGCGGACCGGGCGCAGGTCTGCGTGACTGTCGGCGTCCTGCCCGAGCAGGGTCAGCCGCCCGCCGGCCGGTCGCACGACGGTGGCCAGTGCCCGCATCAGCGTGGTCTTGCCGGCCCCGTTCGGGCCGAGCAGGCCGTGCACGCCAGTGCCGAGGGCCAGATCGAGCCCGTCGACGGCGAGATGCCGTCCGGCGCGTACCCGCAGCCCCTCAGCCTGGATGGGCCAGGGATAGGTGGTGGGGGCCGTCTCGGCCGCGCTCACCGTGCGCATGATCAGTCCTCCGAGTCGTGGGTGGCAGGAGACGGTCCCGTGCCAGGAGCAGTCGAGCCCGCGTCGTCCGGGCAGGGTCAGTTGCGGCTGGCCAGCCGCCGGAAGCTGTCGGCGCGGGTGGCGGCGAAGCCGGCCAGCGCCACGGTGACCAGCGCCCACACCACAGCGCTGCCCGGCTGCAGCACCACGGGCAGGCGAGTGGTGGCCAGGCTGGGCAGCACCACGACAAGCGCCCAGATCACGGCGAGCCCGACCGCGGCGCGCCGCACGCCGACGAGGGCACCTACGGCGATCGTGGCGGCGGTGAACGCCAGGCACGGCAGCAGAGCCAACGCCAGCGACGTCCCGGTACGGGCACCGGCCAGGGCGAGAGCCGGGACGACGACCGCCAGCACCGCCAGGGTCCGCCGCAGCAGCATCGTCATGCCGGCGACGGGTGTACCGGCGATCAACTCCCAAGCCGGGTCGGCGCGCCGGCTCCAGGCGACCGCCACCCCGGGCAGCGGTGCCACCGGCGCGAGCAGGGGCACCAACGACGGCAGGTCCGGCCGCAGTGCTTCGAGCACGACCGCGCACCCCAGCACCGCCACCGTCATGGTGAGCCACGGCAGCAGCGTCCAGACCAGCCAGCGGCGTCGCACAGCCGACCAGGAGCGCTGCTGCGGAAGGGGGGCAGGGCCGGTGGCGATGCCGCGGTCCAGGGCAGCCGCGACCCGCTCCAGTAGGGCACGAGTGGGCTCGGGGGTGCTGCCGACCAAGTGGCCCCGGCAGCTCGCGCAGGTCTCGAGGTGCATCTCGATCGACCAGACGGTGGCGTCGTCGAGACCGCTGCCACCGCCGGCGTACCGGCCGATCACGGCGGGGTCGAGGTGAACGGTCATGACAGTGCCTCCCGCAAAGCGATCCGGGCCCGCCGCGCGCGGGTCTTGACCGTGCCTTCCGGCACGCTGAGCAGCAGCGAGGTCTCCCGGACGGTGAGCCCGTCGAGGACCATCGCCCGCAGCACCTGCCGCAATTCCGGCGGCAGCTGGAGCAGCGCCTGCTCGAGCTCCTGACCGACGTGCCGGGCCATCACCTCGTCCTCGGCCGCGGGTGCGGTGATGTCGACGAGCGACACCTGCGGCACCTGCGCCTGCCGGGCGCGCCGCCGGAACGCGTCGACGAGACGGTTGGCGGCGATGGTCCACAACCAGCCCACGGCGCTGCCGGAGGCGGCCGACCCGGCGAAGCCGCCAGCCGCCCGCCACACCGCGAGGTACGTCTCCTGCAGCACGTCGGCGACCACGTCGTCGTCGGCGCACCGGCGGCGCAGCCGCACCACCAGCCACGGCGACGTGCGCCGGTACAGCTCATCGAACGCCTGCCGGTCACCGGCAGCGGTGAGGCGCACGAGGCCTTCCTCGTCAACCGCGTCCAGGCTCCGTCTCACCCCCAGCAAGACGACGGCACGTCTCTCCCGGTTCTCACGCAGCTATGACCTGCGTCACACGACGCCTACGACACCGTCTCGGCCGACCTCGACCGGCAGCATCGAATCGCTTCTCAGCTCACCGCCCGGCCACCACGACCTTGTTCCCTGGAGTTTGCTACCGGCGCGATGTCGGCGCCGTACAAGACCATGTCGAGGCCCAGCAGCCACCGCCGTAGTGCTCGGTGGCTCACTCACCGGAGGTAGGTGAGTGATCTTCCTTTACACCTCGGTACCTCCAACGCCGAAGAGACGTGAGTGTCTGCCTCTGGTGCCTTCGTCGCCGTCCCCGCGCATGCGCCATCCGGATCACGAGCGACAGCCGCTGACCGGGGACCCGGGTCGATGCTGGGAGCGGCCGTTGCAGCGCTGGCCCGGCAGTCACAGGTGAGTCGACTGCTGGACACCACTCCCCCGGTGGCGACCGACCGTGCACTGGCACGCATGGGCGGAGCGTTCTACCTGGCCGGCGCGATCATCGCCGCGGGTCTCGTCGCGTGGGCGAGCGAGATCGCCCACCGGCCGATCATCACTGCCCTCGGCACGGTCGTGGCTGCCCTCGGCGCCTTGGTCCTCACTGAGGTCGTGCACCTGTCGCCTGCAGGCCGGCGATTGATGAACATCGGTGGCAGCACGATCATCTCAGTCGTCGCCGTGTTGGCAGGGCCAGGCACCGGCAGTGGGGCATTGCTCTGGCTGTTCGCTTTCGTACCCGTGGACGCGTTCCTGTTCTTCGCGTGGCGGTGGGCCCTGCCCATGTTGGGTTGGACGGCCGTCTGCAGCGCCATTGCGGTCTTTGCGGGAGGCGCGGCAAGTCCCGCGCAGTGGGTCGCAGGAATGTCGGTCGGCTGTGTGGTGTCTGTCGGCATCGGATGGCTCGTGCGCGCAGCTGCCGCCGCCGAACAGGACCCGGGTACGGGAATGCTTCGAGGGAGGGCGTTCGCCAGTGCTGTTGCGGCTCAGGCTGAAGATGCGGACCGGACAGGGTTCGGTTTCTCGCTGGCCAACGTCTATCTCGACACCGCGAGCGACGGCCTCGGGCCACGACCGGTCAGTCGAACTGACGTAGAGAGCCACGTACGCCTTCTTGCCCGCCGATGGCAGGAGGCTGCACCCACCGGCGCCGTGTGGGGGCGCGTCGGCGCCGCCGACTTCACCCTCCTGTGGACGGCGCCCACTGGCTTGGACGAGTACCTGCACACCGTGCTCGATCTGGCTCGCCCCGAATTTCCCGCCGCCATTGGCGTCGTTGACTGGCAACCTGGCGCCACCGCGCTGCAGTTGCAAGCCCAAGCGCTCGCCGCTGGCGACTACAGCATCTGCGCTGGTGGTGACCAGGTCACCCGAGCCGGGCTCGTTGGCACACAGGTTGCGGAACTGCGCGCGGCCTTGGCTGCCGGGCAACTCCTCCCTCACTACCAGCCGATCGTCGACGTCGCGACCGGACGTGTCCGCGGCGCCGAAGCGCTCGCCCGCTGGGCACATCCCGATCGCGGGCTGCTGCTGCCCTCGGACTTCATCGGCCTTGCGGAACAGTCTGGGCTGATCGATGACCTCGGCGACACGATCCTGCGTCAGGCATGTCGTGATGCTGCCTCATGGCCCCAGCACAAGACCCTGAAGATCAGCGTCAACGTCTCCGGTGATCAGCTTCGCCGCGATGACTTTCCAGACCGCGTGCTCGCACACCTGCGCGCGGCTCACCTCCCCGCGCACCAGCTGGTACTGGAAGTCACCGAGAGCACCCTTGCCGGGGATGACCCAGGCGCCCATGAGGCTTTGCGGCGGCTGCGTGCAGCCGGCGTCCAAGTAGCGATCGATGACTTCGGAACGGGATGGTCGAACCTCACACGCCTGGCTGCGCTTCCGGTGGACGTCTTGAAGATCGACCGCGCGTTCGTCGTCGACGCTGGGCACGACCTGCGCGCGCAGGCCATGCTCGATGCCCTATTCGCCTTGGCCCATCGCCTGGGGCTGCGCACGGTTACAGAAGGCATCGAGAACCATGACCAGGCTGATGTTGTGACGCTCAGCGGCGCCGGTGAAGGTCAAGGTTGGCTCTACGGACGCCCCGTCCCTGCCGCGTCCTTCGCCGCTTCCCTCCGCGACTCCACAGATTGAGATGACAGGCCAACACGCCCACCGCCGCCTGTAGGGCCATCATGAGGTCGGCTGTGGCCGGCAGCCGACCCGCGCCACCGCCTTGCCCGGCTGGTCGCACGCCTAGAACCATCACCGCAGCCACACCGCACTCTGCCGGCAATCCACCGATCAACA comes from the Modestobacter italicus genome and includes:
- a CDS encoding RNA polymerase sigma factor; the encoded protein is MELEPRVEGLLRELAPQTLAALTRRYGHFDLAEDAVQEALLAAASAWSAGGLPENPAGWLRTVATRRLTDLLRSEQARRRREVTETLRALPLASSSPEVSRPSGDEDDSLVLLLLCCHPALTPPAQVALVLRAVGGLTTAEIARALLLPEATVTRRITRAKQSVVDAGGRFALPDPAEWTRRLDVVLHVVYLMFTEGHTASAGDVLVRGELCTEAIRLGRLLRRLLPDEPEVAGLLAQMLLTDARRAARTGPDNELVPLAEQDRARWDKAAIAEGVTLVTGALSRHRPGPYQLQAAINAVHAEAATYDDTDWPQILALYGVLDRLSADPVVTLNRAVALAEVEGPRAGLDLLEQAAADPRLAGHHRVHAVRAHLLQALGRTSEAVEEFRLAARGTLSTPERHYLLRRVALIERGTEIP
- a CDS encoding EAL domain-containing protein translates to MAVDWAGELDRLLCRPNTLNLVFQPIIDVARGRTAGYEALARFTAADGTPSQHTPDLWFAAADTAGMGARVEAMVLERCLQLRTDLPPNCFLTVNVSPHLLTEPELADPLLNAGDLAPLVLELTEHQDVADLRPLLDLRDRLRDRGALVALDDAGSGYSGLQQPTAVKPQIIKLDRALVADADTDDVKLALAQLLGEFGGRIDAWLLAEGVETWGEMDAFVRLGVPLAQGYLLGRPSPPWATLDPEVGARLRQSVHAAQLVENVASLVEPAELVSDGQQPTSRGTAVRVDEFGHPIGLLVALRRDGDLAGHRAAPVSLRVPASAAVAEVAQRVVTRPEACRFDPIVVVDDVGAATGVLRVESLLTRLASTRSHSANR
- a CDS encoding RNA polymerase sigma factor, which encodes MRLTAAGDRQAFDELYRRTSPWLVVRLRRRCADDDVVADVLQETYLAVWRAAGGFAGSAASGSAVGWLWTIAANRLVDAFRRRARQAQVPQVSLVDITAPAAEDEVMARHVGQELEQALLQLPPELRQVLRAMVLDGLTVRETSLLLSVPEGTVKTRARRARIALREALS
- a CDS encoding DUF1059 domain-containing protein gives rise to the protein MKVFACGDVVPGCGRTFSAADEDGILTQVAAHAAADHGLADVPPALVEQVRSRILAG
- a CDS encoding DoxX family protein; its protein translation is MNTTTTAPVVAPVGTARSRAARIGSWAVRILLSAQFFTGGALKVTGEASMVTMFEDLGGGAGLRLFVGACEVAGAVGLLIPRLMRPAAAGLVVLMVGAVVTNVAILGTNPVLPLVFGLLAAVVAASNWTGTAR
- a CDS encoding EAL domain-containing protein, which gives rise to MATDRALARMGGAFYLAGAIIAAGLVAWASEIAHRPIITALGTVVAALGALVLTEVVHLSPAGRRLMNIGGSTIISVVAVLAGPGTGSGALLWLFAFVPVDAFLFFAWRWALPMLGWTAVCSAIAVFAGGAASPAQWVAGMSVGCVVSVGIGWLVRAAAAAEQDPGTGMLRGRAFASAVAAQAEDADRTGFGFSLANVYLDTASDGLGPRPVSRTDVESHVRLLARRWQEAAPTGAVWGRVGAADFTLLWTAPTGLDEYLHTVLDLARPEFPAAIGVVDWQPGATALQLQAQALAAGDYSICAGGDQVTRAGLVGTQVAELRAALAAGQLLPHYQPIVDVATGRVRGAEALARWAHPDRGLLLPSDFIGLAEQSGLIDDLGDTILRQACRDAASWPQHKTLKISVNVSGDQLRRDDFPDRVLAHLRAAHLPAHQLVLEVTESTLAGDDPGAHEALRRLRAAGVQVAIDDFGTGWSNLTRLAALPVDVLKIDRAFVVDAGHDLRAQAMLDALFALAHRLGLRTVTEGIENHDQADVVTLSGAGEGQGWLYGRPVPAASFAASLRDSTD
- a CDS encoding YciI family protein, translated to MKYMIMTFGDRTAWDDLGLGSSGSTWSTEEVAEHFRAMGEFYADLAASGEMVTGFGLGDPSQTVTVELRDGRPVTSDGPYAEAKEVLAGFGIIDVASRDRAVELAARFAAIVQTRVEMRPVMTGGGDDL
- a CDS encoding ABC transporter ATP-binding protein is translated as MRTVSAAETAPTTYPWPIQAEGLRVRAGRHLAVDGLDLALGTGVHGLLGPNGAGKTTLMRALATVVRPAGGRLTLLGQDADSHADLRPVRRRLGYLPQQFGFYPRFTVREFVEYMAWLKEMPTTSVPEAVQRAIDRVGLTAKADARMKTLSGGMLRRAGIAQAIVNDPEVLLLDEPTVGLDPEQRLDFRNLLRTLGVDSCLLVSTHLVEDVVAACTDVVLVNEGRLVFQGVPDALIAQGGPGDAGDSPAERGYSAALRRHRGEVSR